CTCCTCGCTGCTGGTCGAGGAGCTCGACATCGAGCGCGGCAGCCGCGTGCTCGTGGACCTCCCGACGCACTGGCTCGTTCCGGTCGTGATGGGTGCGGTGTGGAACGTCGGCGCCGAGGTGACCGGCGACGCCAGCGACGCCGACCTCGTGGTCTGCGGCCCTCTGCGCTCCCGCCTGGAGGCGTACGCCGACGGCCCGGCCCCCGTGCTCGCCTCGGCGCTCCTGCCGCTCGGCGTCCGCTTCCGGGAGCCGCTGCCGGCCGGCGTCCACGACTTCGGGGTGGAGGTGTGGTCGCAGCCGGACGCGTTCGTCCCGTGGGACCCCGCCGACGGCACCGAGGGCCTCTGGCACGGCGCCACGTGGAGCGAGCTCCCCCTCGACGGCCCGTGGGCAGGCGAGCGCCTGCTCACCACCGCCAACCCCCTCGCGGAGCCTGCGGTGCTCCTGCAGCCCCTGGTGCACGGCGGATCGGTCGTCCTGTGGCGCAACCCGGACCCGCGACGTCACGAGGTGCTCCGCACGCAGGAGCGCGTGACGGCGGAGCACCTCGTGACGGTGGAGCAGTAGGCCTCAGCCGAGCAGGTCGTAGCCCGCGTAGCCGGCGCCGAGGTAACGGCGCGTGCCGAAGCCGCCGGCCACGCCCGGCAGCAGCCACAGCCGGGAGCCGCTGCGGCCGACCAGGTCGCGGCGACCGTCGCCGGTCAGGTCCCCGGCACCGATGACCCCCGTGAGGCCGGACAGGTCGGCGGCGAGCTTGCGCGGCGTACCCGTGTTGCTCGGGAGCCAGCCGAGTGCGGTGCTGGAGAGGACGCCGGTGTCGAGCGTGCCCCCGGAGTCCCAGCGACCGAGGTCGAGGAGCGCACTGCCGCTGATCGTGGAGTTGAGCACCTTGGCGACGCTCAGGGCCGCTGTGCCACCGTTGCCCGCGAACGCGACCAGCTGGCCGTCCTTGTTCGCGATCAGGTCGGGCTTGCCGTCGCCGGTGACGTCGCCGGCCGCGGTGAGCATGGTGACCGAGTTGAAGTTGCGCTTGTCGATCGTGGCGCCCGGAGCGAGCTTGCCGTTGCCCAGGCCGCGGTAGAGCACGAGGTAGCCGTTGGCGGCGTAGCGCGTGATCACGTCACCCTTGCCGTCGCCGTCCCAGTCACCGACGTTCAGCACCTGGTTGGCGTTGCGGAAGGTGACCCCCGCGTCGATCGGCCGGCCCACGTTCGTCCGGCCGCTGTTGGGGACGAGGACGAGCGAGTCGCCGTCGAAGCCGATGGCGTCGGGAGCCGCCGTTCCGACCACCTGCGCGGCGCCGACGCCGGACAGGCCGCCCAGGCTGCCGCCCATCGGGACGAGCGGGCCGAAGCCGCCGGCACCCGTGCCCGGCGCTGCGGCGACCGTGCCGGCACCGGTGCGGACCAGGAGGTCGTTGAGGCCGTCGCCGGTGAGGTCACCCGCGGCTGCGAGCACCGGGTAGTCCCACGTGCCACCGATGCGGGTGCCCGGCCCGACGGCACCGTGTCCGTCGCCGTCGTAGCGGTAGAGGCGACCGCTCGTGGTGCGCGCAAGCACGTCCGGATGGCCGTCGCCCGTGATGTCGCCGGGGACGACCAGGCGCGTCACGTCGCCGAAGCCGGAGGCGATGGCGGTCTTGGTGAAGTGCCCGGCTCCGTCGCCCTTGAAGAGGACCAGGTTCCCGGTGGCGACGCTGCGCCCGACCAGGTCCCCGAAGCCGTCCCCGTTGAAGCGGCCGGCCGCGGTGATCCGGTCGTAGCCCACGAACGTCTTGACCGGCGCGACCGCGCGGCCGAACGTGCCGTCACCGGCTCCAGGCCGTACGCCGGCGGTGCCGGTGCTGGCGATCCGGACGAGCATGTCGGCGCGACCGTCGCCGGTCAGGTCCGGGGAGAGCACCTTGACGTCGTACCTGGACCAGCCGGTGCCCTTGGCGACCGGAGAGGAGAAGGAGAGCAGCCCGCCGGTCGGCAGGACGACACCCTCGCCATCCGAGGCACGGCGCGCTGCGAGGTCGGGGTACGAGGCACCGGCCAGGTTCGGCACCCGCGGCGTGCCGGTGACGGGCGTGGGCGTCGGGGTCGCGGTGGTCGTCGGGCTCGGCGAGGTCGTCGGCGTGGC
The sequence above is a segment of the Nocardioides jiangxiensis genome. Coding sequences within it:
- a CDS encoding TIGR03089 family protein, giving the protein MSPAAPTTFAGLLGQILRGEPGRPLVTFYDDATGERVELSGTTYANWVAKTSSLLVEELDIERGSRVLVDLPTHWLVPVVMGAVWNVGAEVTGDASDADLVVCGPLRSRLEAYADGPAPVLASALLPLGVRFREPLPAGVHDFGVEVWSQPDAFVPWDPADGTEGLWHGATWSELPLDGPWAGERLLTTANPLAEPAVLLQPLVHGGSVVLWRNPDPRRHEVLRTQERVTAEHLVTVEQ
- a CDS encoding FG-GAP-like repeat-containing protein, whose protein sequence is MRLTKTRFVTVCQQALIVGTAFAVLGPAADVISLDVVTQPDASAQHDAGVPVRGGKPAPTARVETAPVEAKVTAVPVDEKAAAPAHTDVPRGGEVVQTAPHAVDGFGTVGVTWKPGTQIDEKDITVQARTSKDGTWSGWTTVHYDEGEGPDPGSPDALHARPGTDPLIVGDVDQVQTRVVTAPGVTAPDLEMAVVAPGASSGTEVEKPAITAAGGEALSTSHGDISLQADTITPAAGTTTVPRPTIYSRAQWGADESWRKAAPLYGNIAAGFIHHTVNANDYTADQVPGIIRSIYAYHTKTKGWNDIGYNFLIDRFGRIWEGRYGGVDKDVVPAATQGYNSYSFAASAIGNYEEAQPSSATLDAYARLYAWKLALKGIAADDTSQYVGSRYFQAINGHRDAGQTACPGKYLYAQIPGIRTAARKYQLAGASATPTTSPSPTTTATPTPTPVTGTPRVPNLAGASYPDLAARRASDGEGVVLPTGGLLSFSSPVAKGTGWSRYDVKVLSPDLTGDGRADMLVRIASTGTAGVRPGAGDGTFGRAVAPVKTFVGYDRITAAGRFNGDGFGDLVGRSVATGNLVLFKGDGAGHFTKTAIASGFGDVTRLVVPGDITGDGHPDVLARTTSGRLYRYDGDGHGAVGPGTRIGGTWDYPVLAAAGDLTGDGLNDLLVRTGAGTVAAAPGTGAGGFGPLVPMGGSLGGLSGVGAAQVVGTAAPDAIGFDGDSLVLVPNSGRTNVGRPIDAGVTFRNANQVLNVGDWDGDGKGDVITRYAANGYLVLYRGLGNGKLAPGATIDKRNFNSVTMLTAAGDVTGDGKPDLIANKDGQLVAFAGNGGTAALSVAKVLNSTISGSALLDLGRWDSGGTLDTGVLSSTALGWLPSNTGTPRKLAADLSGLTGVIGAGDLTGDGRRDLVGRSGSRLWLLPGVAGGFGTRRYLGAGYAGYDLLG